One part of the Eucalyptus grandis isolate ANBG69807.140 chromosome 10, ASM1654582v1, whole genome shotgun sequence genome encodes these proteins:
- the LOC104423674 gene encoding receptor-like protein kinase FERONIA — protein sequence MKNMKPSLLLFIFISVSLKALPISITGNNVDAYRRSMILPSIAAPPPLHRGELQWIGDVAARSDYSPIGKTHSSITTLASSSSPGVPGTAPYLTARLSRSEFAYTFRVTISPTYPNFRRADSFFSVEAAGYTLLRNFSASLFADYTRSASFFSKEFCLSVGEDQILNITFTPTPDNSDTYAFVNGIEVVSMPEHLYYNTFIDSNEGIGVVGLPSPHTLGTADALETVKRLNIGRRFVRPAEDTGMYRTWEADEDYVTSSDIGILPVNTTIQLNYSEQVPNYTAPDVVYTVARTMGTDKRINLSYNLTWSVEVETNFYYFVRLHFCEFQIEINDPLDRVFRVFIDLQYADVIKCSRKGVPVYRDFAVALHHSQKKRTNLSVALGALPDPYTLYSDAILNGLEIFKINNPDGNLAGLNPDQVPNKLPGPPSASKAPSSLSKAVKIATIAGGTSGFTILSLLAFFLYRRRNRAKDSTSSDGTSRWGPLSYATTKSTKTQGSSRPSDLCRHFSLKEIRAATNNFDKGFIIGVGGFGNVYKGYVHGDANPVAIKRLNQGSHQGLHEFRTEIEMLSQLRHLHLVSLIGFCEDAGEMILVYDYMARGTLSDHLYNTDNPPLPWKQRLEICIGAAWGLHYLHSGAKHTIIHRDVKTANILLNEKWVAKVSDFGLSKVGPTSESKTHVSTAVKGTFGYLDPEYYRRQRLTDKSDVYSFGVVLFEVLCARPAVSRMAPVEQISLAEWAQSCCKSGSVEEMVDPHLKGAIALECLNKFCEIAMSCLQDEGAKRPSMNDVVWGLNFALQLQVSTELEVKDHAGVSVHDSDGSDHDAASIRGSGSNEAINTSDSDSGRWKSSRETATSTRAGSNDVCDETMTSYD from the exons ATGAAGAACATGAAACCATCACTTCTACTATTCATCTTCATCTCGGTCTCACTCAAAGCACTCCCGATCTCAATCACTGGCAACAACGTTGACGCTTACCGCCGATCGATGATATTGCCGTCGATCGCGGCTCCTCCACCGCTCCACCGTGGAGAACTGCAATGGATTGGAGACGTCGCCGCCCGTTCGGACTACTCTCCAATTGGGAAAACTCACTCCTCTATCACTACACTGGCAAGTAGTTCATCTCCCGGCGTCCCTGGCACGGCCCCATACCTCACAGCTCGCCTCTCCCGCTCTGAGTTCGCCTACACGTTCCGTGTCACC atttctccaacataccCCAACTTCCGCCGTGCCGATTCCTTCTTCTCAGTCGAGGCCGCTGGCTACACCCTGCTCCGCAACTTCAGCGCTTCCCTCTTTGCTGATTACACCCGCTCTGCGAGCTTCTTCTCTAAAGAGTTCTGCTTAAGTGTCGGAGAGGACCAGATATTGAACATAACGTTCACTCCCACTCCTGACAATTCAGACACGTATGCTTTCGTGAATGGAATCGAAGTCGTTTCCATGCCCGAACATCTCTACTACAACACTTTCATCGACTCAAACGAGGGAATCGGGGTGGTAGGGCTACCGTCGCCACACACCTTGGGTACTGCTGATGCTCTCGAAACGGTAAAGCGCTTGAACATAGGAAGACGGTTTGTACGTCCAGCTGAAGACACGGGAATGTACAGGACCTGGGAAGCAGATGAAGACTACGTGACTTCCTCAGACATCGGAATTTTGCCAGTTAACACAACTATCCAACTCAATTACAGTGAGCAAGTGCCAAATTACACGGCTCCAGATGTAGTATACACTGTTGCAAGGACCATGGGAACGGACAAAAGAATCAATCTGAGCTACAACCTCACGTGGTCCGTCGAGGTGGAGACGAACTTCTATTACTTCGTCCGGTTACACTTTTGCGAATTCCAGATAGAGATAAATGACCCCTTAGATAGGGTTTTCAGGGTTTTCATAGATTTACAATATGCGGATGTCATTAAGTGTAGCAGGAAGGGCGTGCCTGTCTATAGAGATTTTGCAGTAGCCCTACATCatagccaaaagaaaagaaccaacCTCTCCGTCGCATTGGGCGCGCTTCCAGATCCTTACACTCTTTACTCTGATGCCATCTTGAATGGCCTCGAGATATTCAAGATCAACAATCCTGACGGGAATCTCGCAGGGCTGAACCCGGATCAGGTCCCGAATAAACTGCCAGGACCTCCATCGGCAAGCAAGGCACCGTCGAGCCTCAGCAAAGCGGTAAAAATTGCCACCATTGCTGGTGGAACTTCGGGCTTCACCATACTCTCTCTCCTGGCTTTCTTCCTTTACCGGCGACGAAACAGAGCGAAGGATTCGACCTCGAGCGACGGCACCTCACGGTGGGGCCCATTGTCCTACGCGACGACCAAGTCAACGAAGACCCAGGGGTCGTCGCGGCCATCGGATCTGTGCCGCCACTTCTCATTAAAGGAGATCAGAGCGGCCACGAACAACTTTGACAAAGGGTTTATTATCGGCGTGGGCGGGTTCGGCAACGTGTACAAGGGCTATGTCCATGGCGACGCCAACCCAGTAGCGATCAAGCGGCTGAACCAGGGATCGCATCAGGGCCTTCATGAGTTCAGGACCGAGATTGAGATGCTCTCGCAGCTTCGGCACCTCCACCTGGTCTCCCTGATTGGGTTCTGCGAGGACGCGGGAGAGATGATCCTCGTGTACGACTACATGGCACGCGGGACCCTCAGCGACCATCTCTACAACACTGATAATCCCCCACTCCCCTGGAAGCAGCGGCTCGAGATCTGCATAGGCGCTGCGTGGGGACTCCACTACCTCCACAGCGGTGCGAAGCACACCATCATACATCGCGACGTGAAGACGGCCAACATCCTGCTCAACGAGAAGTGGGTTGCCAAGGTGTCCGACTTTGGGCTCTCGAAGGTCGGACCCACGAGCGAGTCTAAGACGCACGTTAGCACGGCCGTGAAGGGCACCTTCGGGTACCTGGACCCGGAGTACTACAGGCGCCAGCGGCTGACTGACAAGTCCGACGTCTATTCCTTCGGTGTGGTGCTGTTCGAGGTGCTGTGTGCAAGGCCTGCCGTGAGCCGGATGGCCCCGGTGGAGCAGATTAGCCTGGCTGAGTGGGCCCAGAGTTGTTGTAAGAGCGGGTCCGTCGAGGAAATGGTGGACCCGCACCTGAAGGGGGCTATCGCCCTCGAGTGCCTCAACAAGTTCTGCGAGATCGCTATGAGCTGCTTACAGGACGAGGGGGCCAAGCGGCCATCCATGAACGACGTTGTGTGGGGCCTCAATTTCGCACTGCAGCTACAGGTGAGCACAGAGCTGGAAGTGAAGGATCATGCGGGTGTGTCAGTGCATGATAGCGATGGTAGCGACCATGACGCAGCTTCGATCAGAGGCAGCGGCAGCAACGAGGCGATCAACACTAGTGATAGCGATAGTGGTCGTTGGAAGAGCAGTAGGGAAACTGCGACGTCGACCAGAGCCGGAAGCAACGATGTTTGTGATGAGACTATGACTAGTTATGACTAA